In Flammeovirgaceae bacterium 311, one DNA window encodes the following:
- the metG gene encoding methionyl-tRNA ligase (COG0143 Methionyl-tRNA synthetase), translated as MTNKFQRHTITAALPYANGPVHIGHLAGVYVPADIYVRYLRSKKEDVLFVCGSDEHGVPITIRAQKEGVSPQEVVDKYHTIIRESFQQFGISFDVYSRTSAPVHHETASHFFTNLHDKGVFEVKESEQYYDEQASQFLADRYIKGTCPNCSYAEAYGDQCERCGTSLSPSELIDPRSMLSGAKPVMRTTTHWYLPLQNYERWLRKWILEEHKEWKSNVYGQCKSWIDQGLQPRAVTRDLDWGVPVPLQEAVGKVLYVWFDAPIGYISATKEWAEGAGKDWKPYWQSQDTRLLHFIGKDNIVFHCIIFPAMLKAHGEYTLPENVPANEFLNLEGNKISTSRNWAVWLHEYLESFTGKEDVLRYVLTSNAPETKDNDFTWKDFQAKNNNELVAILGNFVNRAVVLTHKYYEGKLPERGELFDAEKEVLSQLLVLPGKVAEALDNFRFREGLAAMMELARLGNKYLADTEPWKLMKENPERVKTILNLSLQIAANLTIVAAPFLPHTAEKLRQMLQLPQLSWQDAGSVNLLQAGVQLNPAELLFQKIEDSTVEEQIQKLQNTKIENEAAAAPASEAAPALQASDTASEAADTNTTAAAPAKAEIVYDDFAKMDLRVGTVISAEKMKKSKKLLKLKIDTGIDQRIILSGIAQYFEPEQLLGQQVMVLVNLAPRPMMGEESQGMVLLAEDADGRLVLMKPEAKVNNGSSIS; from the coding sequence ATGACAAATAAATTCCAGCGACATACTATTACTGCTGCCTTACCATATGCCAACGGACCTGTTCATATAGGCCACCTGGCGGGTGTATATGTGCCTGCAGATATCTATGTTCGTTACCTGCGCAGCAAAAAAGAAGATGTGCTGTTTGTGTGTGGCTCTGATGAACATGGCGTGCCCATCACCATCAGGGCACAGAAAGAGGGGGTAAGCCCACAGGAGGTAGTGGATAAATACCATACCATTATCCGTGAGTCATTTCAGCAATTCGGCATTTCTTTCGATGTGTACTCCCGCACTTCTGCGCCTGTACATCATGAAACAGCCTCACATTTTTTTACAAACCTGCACGATAAAGGTGTATTTGAGGTAAAGGAAAGTGAGCAATATTATGATGAGCAGGCCAGCCAGTTTCTGGCAGACCGCTATATAAAAGGTACCTGCCCCAATTGCAGCTATGCCGAAGCCTATGGCGATCAGTGCGAGCGTTGTGGTACCAGCCTAAGCCCTTCTGAATTGATTGATCCGCGCTCTATGCTTAGCGGAGCCAAGCCTGTAATGCGCACTACCACACACTGGTACCTACCCCTGCAGAATTATGAGCGATGGCTGCGTAAATGGATACTGGAGGAGCATAAAGAGTGGAAATCTAATGTGTACGGACAGTGTAAAAGCTGGATAGACCAGGGCCTGCAGCCCCGTGCTGTTACACGCGATCTGGACTGGGGAGTACCCGTGCCCCTGCAGGAAGCAGTAGGAAAAGTACTTTACGTATGGTTTGATGCTCCCATTGGCTACATTTCTGCCACCAAAGAATGGGCTGAAGGAGCAGGAAAGGACTGGAAACCCTACTGGCAAAGTCAGGATACCCGGCTTTTGCATTTTATTGGCAAGGACAACATAGTATTTCACTGTATTATCTTTCCGGCCATGCTCAAAGCGCATGGTGAATATACCCTGCCGGAAAATGTGCCTGCCAATGAGTTTCTGAACCTGGAGGGCAACAAGATTTCTACCTCCCGTAACTGGGCAGTTTGGCTGCACGAATACCTGGAGTCTTTTACAGGTAAAGAGGATGTACTGCGCTATGTGCTCACCTCAAATGCACCGGAAACCAAAGACAATGATTTTACCTGGAAGGATTTCCAGGCTAAGAACAACAATGAGCTGGTGGCCATCCTGGGTAATTTTGTGAACAGAGCAGTGGTGCTGACCCATAAATATTATGAGGGCAAGCTGCCGGAAAGAGGGGAGCTGTTTGATGCTGAGAAGGAGGTACTGAGCCAGTTGCTTGTACTGCCCGGAAAAGTAGCCGAGGCCCTGGATAACTTTCGTTTCCGGGAAGGCCTGGCTGCTATGATGGAGCTTGCCCGCCTGGGCAATAAATACCTGGCCGATACTGAGCCATGGAAGCTCATGAAGGAAAACCCGGAACGGGTAAAAACCATTCTGAACCTTAGCCTTCAGATTGCAGCGAACCTAACCATTGTTGCAGCTCCTTTTTTGCCGCATACAGCAGAAAAGCTCCGCCAGATGCTGCAACTACCCCAGCTCAGTTGGCAGGATGCAGGCAGCGTTAATCTGCTGCAGGCAGGAGTTCAGCTAAATCCTGCAGAATTATTGTTTCAGAAAATAGAAGACAGTACCGTGGAAGAGCAAATACAAAAATTACAAAACACAAAAATAGAAAACGAGGCCGCTGCTGCTCCGGCATCTGAAGCCGCCCCGGCATTACAGGCTTCTGATACAGCAAGCGAAGCTGCTGATACTAACACAACTGCTGCTGCCCCGGCAAAAGCTGAAATTGTGTACGATGATTTCGCTAAAATGGATCTTCGTGTAGGAACTGTGATTTCTGCCGAGAAAATGAAAAAATCTAAAAAGCTATTGAAACTTAAGATTGATACCGGTATCGATCAGCGTATTATTTTAAGTGGGATTGCCCAGTATTTTGAGCCAGAGCAACTCCTTGGTCA